From a region of the Trichoderma atroviride chromosome 6, complete sequence genome:
- a CDS encoding uncharacterized protein (SECRETED:SignalP(1-20)) produces the protein MALELEGLIARLLLVVSCAGEQGLSTSQFIDAAKLALSPPDNTTSLQRDRRLQDPIFILSDYGVGTIWRWLVQRTDISIGPQRKYNHLMFEEVLALEELGKDGYNNRHGPARQNAHDSHLTSLERSAQDDIRIYVSQETMWEAITGHAVDYKRVPRSEWLLLLGIASTKAQGILQGDLGRLVDQDKRSVPKRTDALVKKGYITKRTTLVRGTKTSKMWLKLFSPPLPKDRSATAEPEAEMNLSRQVLAANLDAVPWHTRWTGESVDYTALATTIMAICKEWDVLRMQDLKSKLGVLGMRWQMKVVSKVCRFLNARDAIRYVAAKLNNKVFNDCVRFNRGLTPKDWSIFLATGKRAGKLPRTTEIHNQDGHDGAGSLLGQLASSKCLGVAPPWSADQPLALIIAKSIMACGEAGLTNPDVYGLTLGASFTRFLSSLTTCISTTNIQPVQLQYLQVRSEHSRAGKVASYRYSMSTTLPALPDTMSAGSDQHERQTRQTRTPVSYGFPQAAHPIGSSKLAILTQSNLSQRRQRGRPRKMRSEHPADTDTDRNNIPQTPDVSNEDLSRPEEDSQLCTRDSMIIKLRLPQETLKGVVNLSSIWDAPTQEISLQHSKLPSTEAGKGECQSMEGDLDLPAPDIITSQPSDSTIPIESSQSAGRGRGRGRGGGRGRGRGSGRPGNLEVESSNNDTGTSKRWKCDNCGKTWKNDIGLKYHLERSQTSCNPSYSPFNLDGLHREMKSSLRSAKTAESSERVSKLPARSTRGSRYNEPTKTTDEEERAKRGKREHEHGAARVSQSNVSQKKN, from the exons ATGGCACTGGAACTCGAAGGGCTAATTGCGCGTTTGTTGCTGGTTGTCTCATGCGCTGGTGAACAGG GCCTTTCAACATCGCAATTCATCGATGCCGCAAAATTGGCACTCTCTCCGCCGGATAACACGACGTCTCTTCAAAGAGACAGAAGGCTTCAAGACCCAATATTCATATTATCGGACTATGGAGTCGGCACAATTTGGAGATGGCTAGTCCAACGGACAGACATATCAATTGGCCCTCAGAGGAAATATAACCATCTAATGTTTGAAGAAGTATTGGCGCTAGAAGAACTCGGCAAGGATGGATATAACAACCGGCATGGGCCAGCCCGCCAAAACGCGCACGACAGTCATTTAACTTCACTAGAACGCAGTGCTCAAGACGATATCCGGATTTACGTCTCGCAGGAAACAATGTGGGAGGCGATTACTGGGCATGCAGTGGATTACAAGCGTGTCCCTCGTTCCGAatggcttctgcttctcggAATCGCCTCAACAAAAGCGCAGGGCATACTGCAAGGTGACCTTGGCCGTCTGGTTGATCAGGATAAACGCTCAGTGCCAAAGCGAACGGATGCGCTGGTCAAGAAAGGATACATTACGAAACGAACAACTCTTGTTCGGGGAACAAAAACCAGCAAAATGTGGTTGAAGCTATTTTCTCCCCCACTCCCAAAAGACAGGAGTGCGACTGCGGAACCGGAGGCAGAAATGAACCTATCGCGCCAAGTCCTTGCCGCCAACCTTGATGCCGTTCCTTGGCACACGAGATGGACTGGGGAATCTGTCGACTATACAGCTTTAGCAACCACCATAATGGCCATTTGTAAGGAATGGGATGTCTTACGCATGCAGGATTTGAAATCAAAATTGGGTGTCCTTGGCATGCGATGGCAGATGAAAGTTGTTTCCAAAGTCTGCCGTTTCTTGAATGCGCGAGACGCAATTAGGTATGTGGCGGCAAAGCTGAACAACAAAGTCTTCAATGATTGTGTCCGATTCAATCGAGGCCTCACGCCCAAAGACTGGTCCATATTTTTGGCAACTGGGAAGCGAGCTGGTAAGCTCCCTAGGACAACCGAAATACACAACCAAGATGGCCACGATGGCGCCGGTTCACTTCTGGGCCAGCTTGCCTCCTCGAAATGCCTAGGTGTCGCTCCACCATGGTCGGCAGATCAACCGCTTGCACTTATCATTGCAAAAAGCATAATGGCATGCGGAGAGGCAGGATTGACGAACCCGGATGTATACGGGCTAACCCTAGGTGCATCCTTTACACGTTTCTTATCTTCGTTGACCACATGCATTTCCACGACAAACATTCAACCTGTTCAGCTACAGTACCTACAAGTAAGGAGTGAGCACTCCAGAGCTGGAAAAGTCGCATCATATAGGTACTCCATGTCAACTACCCTACCGGCTCTACCCGATACTATGTCGGCCGGTAGTGATCAGCACGAGCGACAGACCAGACAAACCCGCACTCCCGTATCGTATGGTTTCCCCCAGGCAGCACACCCCATCGGAAGTTCAAAGCTGGCCATCCTAACGCAATCCAACTTGTCCCAAAGGAGACAGAGGGGTAGGCCTCGAAAGATGAGATCAGAACATCCGGCCGATACGGATACTGATCGTAACAATATCCCACAGACGCCGGATGTCAGCAACGAGGATCTTAGTCGTCCAGAAGAAGACAGCCAACTCTGTACAAGAGACTCAATGATCATCAAGTTGAGATTACCACAAGAGACGCTGAAGGGAGTAGTGAATCTATCTTCTATATGGGATGCGCCCACTCAAGAAATCTCCCTCCAACACTCAAAACTGCCATCAACAGAAGCAGGGAAAGGGGAATGCCAGTCAATGGAAGGCGACTTAGACTTACCGGCGCCGGATATAATTACATCACAGCCTTCTGATTCGACTATTCCTATAGAATCCTCTCAGTCTGCGGGACGGGGCCGGGGACGGGGACGGGGcggaggccgaggccgaggccgaggctctGGTCGCCCTGGTAACTTAGAAGTTGAGTCTTCCAACAATGACACAGGCACAAGTAAAAGATGGAAGTGCGATAACTGTGGCAAAACCTGGAAAAATGACATTGGCCTTAAATATCATCTCGAGCGGTCCCAAACCTCTTGTAATCCATCTTATTCCCCCTTCAATCTTGATGGACTTCACCGAGAGATGAAGTCTTCCCTTCGATCCGCGAAAACAGCTGAATCATCTGAGAGAGTCAGTAAACTGCCCGCTCGATCAACTCGCGGCTCACGGTATAATGAACCAACTAAGACGaccgacgaagaagagagagcgaaaagaggaaagagggaaCATGAACACGGCGCCGCAAGGGTCTCACAATCCAACGtttcacaaaaaaaaaactaa
- a CDS encoding uncharacterized protein (TransMembrane:1 (o285-306i)), with protein sequence MIVVVAIRSGVPTRVRFLSGGNSNVREAAELSNTPSPDYTAEPLESDLFEWHFTLRGPPNSAYSQGVYHGRIILPPAYPLRPPSFRFSTPNGRFEANREICLSISGHHEETWQPAWGIRTALVALRSFMETDVQGQLGGMETTEAVRRRLAQESVSFKCAVCAKSNADIIAECEDRCKETTSLCQEISVPTELNMGWRDELEAAKNDQSTSTRRSENSSELAQGGEPPLTEQSEAELAEGFVQTTPNVADGFSTHPPAPILGIRNRQPPSTASPTGTGAEAVPLWIDRVIVALVILLVAIVLKVLLGV encoded by the exons ATGATTGTTGTTGTGGCAATTCGCAGTGGTGTTCCCACGAGGGTGAGGTTCTTGAGCGGTGGGAATTCGAATG TCCGCGAGGCTGCAGAGCTCTCAAATACACCGTCTCCTGATTATACCGCGGAGCCATTAGAGTCGGACCTCTTTGAATGGCATTTTACTCTTCGAGGACCCCCGAACTCCGCATATAGCCAAGGTGTCTACCATGGTCGAATAATCCTACCTCCCGCATATCCTCTCCGGCCTCCAAGCTTTCGATTCTCTACCCCAAATGGCCGCTTTGAGGCCAACCGTGAAATCTGTCTCAGCATAAGTGGCCATCATGAAGAAACGTGGCAGCCGGCTTGGGGCATTCGGACCGCTCTTGTCGC GCTCCGCAGCTTCATGGAGACAGATGTGCAAGGCCAGCTAGGTGGCATGGAGACTACTGAGGCGGTTCGCCGCCGGCTGGCCCAGGAATCAGTTTCTTTCAAGTGCGCTGTATGTGCCAAGTCCAATGCGGATATCATCGCTGAATGCGAAGATCGGTGTAAAGAAACCACTTCTCTGTGTCAAGAGATATCAGTTCCTACCGAATTAAATATGGGCTGGAGGGATGAGCTTGAGGCAGCTAAGAATGACCAATCAACGTCAACCCGCCGATCAGAAAACTCTTCTGAGCTTGCTCAGGGTGGTGAGCCACCACTAACTGAGCAATCCGAAGCTGAGCTGGCAGAAGGGTTTGTTCAGACAACGCCAAACGTCGCCGATGGCTTCTCAACGCATCCACCAGCTCCGATACTGGGTATCAGAAATCGGCAACCCCCTTCCACCGCTAGCCCCACGGGAAcaggagcagaagcagtaCCTTTATGGATAGATCGGGTGATTGTAGCCTTAGTTATCTTGCTAGTTGCCATTGTTTTGAAGGTATTACTCGGTGTATAA
- a CDS encoding uncharacterized protein (EggNog:ENOG41): MASSEVDQKYLGRLARAVENDNTILSSTLFKILGLSLRLSEKLVEVKKQRKPDATLHENIMRILWLAREGLKMLQEYVIPFVSNCVELKVLAYKLRASFHHIFVLFRNQPRVSNMPGWDPDAVSAEREKDIISADDYEQTMRHTLEGGPVGPPPGFEAPVSALSLSFLLPAKDYLPTAHQYFEEAAQLADRLLWGSHSLRLSVKTEYAAFLYECVHDANGSRSLARNTINEVYEATEGMDDDMFRDACELVTVLGKMMKRGLGSSNTLHSKAQAPHSVHSAEATPPIGMENPI; the protein is encoded by the coding sequence ATGGCGTCATCAGAGGTGGACCAAAAGTATCTGGGGCGATTAGCCAGGGCAGTCGAAAATGACAACACCATACTCTCATCAACTCTCTTCAAGATCTTGGGCCTCTCGCTTAGGCTTTCTGAGAAGCTCGTCGAGgtgaagaagcagcgcaagCCAGATGCCACCCTCCACGAAAACATCATGCGCATCCTTTGGCTAGCGCGTGAAGGCCTCAAAATGCTGCAAGAATATGTCATTCCTTTCGTCAGCAACTGCGTCGAGTTAAAGGTTTTGGCCTATAAGCTACGCGCCAGCTTCCACCACATCTTTGTCCTGTTTCGAAACCAGCCTCGCGTATCCAATATGCCGGGCTGGGATCCCGATGCTGTGTCCGCTGAACGAGAGAAAGACATCATTAGCGCAGACGACTATGAACAAACAATGCGACATACTCTAGAGGGGGGTCCCGTCGGCCCTCCTCCTGGTTTTGAAGCTCCTGTTTCggccctctctctctctttcctgcTGCCTGCCAAGGACTACCTGCCCACAGCCCACCAGTATTTCGAAGAAGCTGCGCAATTGGCTGATAGACTGCTCTGGGGCTCTCACTCTCTGCGCTTATCTGTTAAGACGGAATACGCCGCGTTTCTCTACGAATGTGTCCAtgacgccaatggcagccgcaGTCTGGCGAGAAACACGATCAATGAGGTATATGAAGCTACTGAAGGCATGGATGACGACATGTTTCGGGATGCGTGTGAATTGGTCACCGTTTTGggcaagatgatgaagcgTGGCCTTGGATCTAGCAACACGCTTCACAGCAAAGCCCAAGCGCCACACTCTGTCCATTCTGCTGAGGCTACTCCTCCCATCGGCATGGAAAATCCAATATAG